From the genome of Amycolatopsis granulosa:
TTTCCACAGCTCGTCGTCGGTCTTGCGGTCGACGCCCTTGATCGTCTTCCACTCGTCCAGGATCGCGCGCAGCCGGTCACCCGCGGCCTTCCACTGCACCGATTCGGCGGCGATCTGCTCGGCCTCCTCGGCGAGCGCCTGCTTGCGCCCGACCGCGGCCGCCCTGGCCTCCTCGCGCTCCTGCTTCGCGGCGGCGAGCGCGGTCTCGGCGTGCGCCACGATCTGGTCGATCCGGGCCGACAGCGCCTCGAGGTCACCGACCACCGCGGCGGTCGGCAGGCCGTCCCGCAGCTGGGTTGCGGTGGCGAGCGCGTGCTTGGGATCGCCGGCACCGGACGACAGGCGCGTGCCGAGCAGTTCCACCTCGGTGCGCAGGTCGTCGAAGCGGCGCGCGTAGTGCAGCAGCCCTTCCTCCGGCGAACCGGCCTGCCACACCCCGACGGCGCGTTCCCCGTCCGCGGTCCGCACGTAGACGTTGCCCTCGTCGTCCACCCGCCCCCACCGGGCGGGGTGCGGCTCGGCCGGCGGGACCGGCACGCCGTGAGCGGCGGCGGGCGTGTGGCCGTGGGGCACCTGGTGGGGCGCCGGGGTGCCGGTGTTCTCGTCGGACATCGCAGGCTCCTTATCGCCTGTCGGCCCGCCTGGCGGCGGGCGCCCCGCGGGCGCGCGGGGCCGGGTCATGCTGGTATCGGTCCTCTGGCCGCATTCAAGCAGTTCAGCGCCGCTCGTGGTACTCGGTTGGCGAGTCGGAGCGGGTGATTCTACTTCCGGGCCGCGTGGGATCGCTGTGATCGCCCGAGTCGCTGCGCTCCGTGTCCACCGGCTGCCCGCCGGTGGCTGCCGGTAACCTCGGCGGGTGTGATCGTGCAAGCCGTGGTGGTACCGCAGCCCCCGCTGCTCGTGCCCGCTCTGTCACCGGGTGCGAGTGCCGACCTGGAGTCCCTGCGCGCGGCGTGCCGCACCGCGGTGCGGCGGCTCGCCGCCGTCACCCGGGAGTGGATCGCGGTCGGCGCCGGGGCTCACGAAGGGGTGGTCGATCCGGGCTTGTCCGGATCGTTCCGGGGCTACGGGGTGGACGTTGCGGTCGCGTTGTCCGCCGGTCGCGTCACCCCGGCCGAGCTTCCGCTGCCTGCCCTCGTCGCGGGCTGGCTGCGCGAGCAGGCGGCCGCGGACTCCGTCCGGGTGCACCTGGTGGACGGTGACCCGGCCGAGTGCGAACGCCTCGGCAAGCAGCTGGCCCACGGCGAGCGGACCGGCCTGCTGGTCCTCGGTGACGGCTCGAACCGGCACGGCCCGAAGTCCCCCGGCAGCGAGGACGAGCGCGCCCCCGGCTTCGACGACACCGTCGCGCGCGCCCTGGCGACCGCGGACACGGCCGCGCTGCGAGCGCTCGACCCGGACCTGGCGGCGGAGCTGGGCGCCGGCGGCCGGGCACCGTGGCAGGTCCTGGCCGGCACCGGCGACGACTGGCGCGCCGAGCTGCTCTACTCCGCGGCGCCGTTCGGCGTCGGCTACCACGTCGCGGTGTGGGAGCGCGGGTGAACCCGATCGCCGTCGTCGGCCCCACCGCGACCGGCAAGTCCGAGCTGGCCATCACGATCGCCCGCGCGGTCGGCGGCGAGGTGGTCAACGCCGACGCGCTCCAGCTCTACCGCGGCATGGACATCGGCACCGCCAAGGTGCCGGAGGCGGAGCGCCGCGGCATCACCCACCACCTGCTCGACGTTCTCGAGGTCACCGAGACGGCGTCGGTCGCGGCCTACCAGCGCGACGCGCGGGCCGTCATTGAACGCCTGCTGGCCGAGGGCACGGTTCCGGTGCTGGCCGGTGGTTCCGGTCTGTACGTGCAGGCCGTGCTCGACGATCTGCGCTTCCCGGGCACCGACCCCTCGGTGCGGGCGCGCCTGGAGGCCGAAGCGGCCGAGGTCGGCGCGCCGGTCCTGCACGCGCGGCTGAGCAGCCTCGACCCCGCCGCGGCCACCGCGATCCTGCCCAGCAACACCCGCCGGATCGTCCGGGCACTGGAGGTCATCGAGATCACCGGGCAGCCGTTCTCGGCGAACCTGCCCCAACCCGGCCCGGCGCGCTACGGCACCGTGCTGATCGGCGTGGACCGGGACACCGCGGACCTGGACCGCCGGGTCGACGTGCGCGTGGACCGCATGTTCGCGGCGGGCCTGGTCGCCGAGGTGGAGTCGCTGCTGGAGCGCGGCCTGCGGGAGGGCAGGACCGCCTCCCGGGCGCTGGGGTACCAGCAGGTGCTGGCCGAGCTGGACGGCGGCCGGGACTTCGCGGCCGCGGCCGAGGCCACCAAGCAGGCGACGCGCCGATTCGTTCGCAGGCAACGATCCTGGTTCCGCCGCGACGCGCGGATCCGGTGGTTCGACGGAGCCGATCCGGACGTGGCCGCGCGAGTGCTCTCCGTGCTGGCCCAGTAGTCTGAACGTGTGGCAATCGAGTTCCTCAAGGGGCATGGCACCCAGAACGACTTCGTGGTGCTCCCGGACCCCGACGGAC
Proteins encoded in this window:
- the miaA gene encoding tRNA (adenosine(37)-N6)-dimethylallyltransferase MiaA; the encoded protein is MNPIAVVGPTATGKSELAITIARAVGGEVVNADALQLYRGMDIGTAKVPEAERRGITHHLLDVLEVTETASVAAYQRDARAVIERLLAEGTVPVLAGGSGLYVQAVLDDLRFPGTDPSVRARLEAEAAEVGAPVLHARLSSLDPAAATAILPSNTRRIVRALEVIEITGQPFSANLPQPGPARYGTVLIGVDRDTADLDRRVDVRVDRMFAAGLVAEVESLLERGLREGRTASRALGYQQVLAELDGGRDFAAAAEATKQATRRFVRRQRSWFRRDARIRWFDGADPDVAARVLSVLAQ
- a CDS encoding class III extradiol dioxygenase subunit B-like domain-containing protein encodes the protein MIVQAVVVPQPPLLVPALSPGASADLESLRAACRTAVRRLAAVTREWIAVGAGAHEGVVDPGLSGSFRGYGVDVAVALSAGRVTPAELPLPALVAGWLREQAAADSVRVHLVDGDPAECERLGKQLAHGERTGLLVLGDGSNRHGPKSPGSEDERAPGFDDTVARALATADTAALRALDPDLAAELGAGGRAPWQVLAGTGDDWRAELLYSAAPFGVGYHVAVWERG